The segment CAGCGACTTCGCTCGAACGACCGCTGAAAGCCGTCAAGCCGCTAACGGACTTTCAGCATTTCTCCGACCTGACGATCACGGGTTCTCACAGCATCCTGACGCGGATTGGCCCAATCAAGTTCAACGGCAACGCCCTGCTCTGCCAGTGTCCGGATTGCAAAGCTCCGATGACGATCCGTCTGTGGTTGGGATTGGCCGACTGTTGGCGTTGCCCGGCAAGCGTCGCGTTGGACGAAAGGATCGTGTCACAGATTGCGTCCAGTTTTCAGGCGAAGCGGCGTGAACTTCCGAAGCCACCTCCTACGCCGGCTGATTTTTTTGGGCGAGCACCTCTCGATACCGTTGTCCCACGAGTCAACACAGGGGCTCCGAATCGGGTCTCGGACTTCGATCCGGATTTCTCAGACGAACTCGATCGGTTGACTCAGGGTTCCGGGCTGGCTCGAGTCTTGCGGCGTATGTTTCGAATCACTCCCGCGTGGTTGATCAGCTTCCTGCTGCACCTGATCGCAATCCTGATTCTGGCTGTGATTGTCTTTGGCGATCCGGTGTCCAGATTTGACGAAGCGATCACGCTGTCGACCTTTATTGATAGCGCTGATCGCGAAGGCGGTGATCTTCGCGTCGAAAGCCCAATCGATACGCTGCAGGATGACGTCGCGATCGCCGCGAAAATGGAGCGTGGTGAAGAAGAGATTCGCGATGCCGTCGTGGACGCGGCAAGAGATGCACTTGAGCTGAGGGTCGATCCGCAAACCGAGATGCGGCTGCCAGACCTCAGCACGGTGAAAAAGAACATCACCACGCGAGCCGGCTATGTGATGTCTTTTGCAGCTCGAGACCCCCGCGTTCGCGCTGAAATTGTCGAAAAAGAAGGCGGCACCAACTTGACGGAAGCCTCCGTGGCTCGCGGGCTGCGGTGGTTGGCGTCGGTTCAGAACGACGACGGTTCCTGGAGCCTGAAAAACTACAGCCGTAGTGATCGAGCCGGCAACAAAGGAGACGCGATGGGAACAGCACTGGCTCTGCTGCCGTTTCTCGGCGCTGGTCAAACGCACGAATTCGGTGTCTACAACAAAACCGTTGCGGGCGGATTGCGTTGGTTGTTGGAAAACCAAAAAGAGAACGGGGACCTGAGAGGCAATATTACTTCTCAGGCTGGCATGTACGCTCATGGTCAGGCAACGATTGTGCTGTGCGAGGCATTGGCGCTGACGGGCGATCGACAATTCTTCGATCCTGTTCAGCGAGCGATCTCGTTCATTGAAACGGCCCAGCATCGTCAGGGAGGTTGGCGATATCGTCCAGGCCAGGCGGGGGATACTTCCGTGTTCGGTTGGCAGATGATGGCGTTGCAGAGTGCAAGGGCTGCCGGAATGGATGTCCAGATCGATCCGAAAACGCTGACTCGTGCTGATCAGTTTCTTGATTCCGTTGCGTCGCAGCCGCGCGGAAATGAAAAACTCCTCAGCGGTGCTGCTTACGCCTATCAGCCGCGACGTGAAGCTACCGAAGTGATGACGGCGGAGGCAATCCTGTGCCGAATGTATCTGGGGTGGCGCAAAGAAGATCCGCGTTTGAAATCCGCGGTCCAGTGGCTGGTGAAGAAACACCTGCCGTCACGCAAAGATCGCAACTTGTACTACTGGTACTACGGAACTCAACTGATGCACCACTACGGGGGCGACCCTTGGGAGCAGTGGAACCAGCGAATCCGAACACTTGTGATTGAAAGCCAGAACCGGCGTGGACGTTATCCCGGCAGTTGGTCGCCCGACGATTTCGAGTGGGGCGAAAAGGGCGGTCGGATCTACACAACTTCGATGGCAGTTTGTACGCTGGAAGTCTACTATCGCCACCTGCCATTGTTCAAGCAATTGGAGCTTGAGTGAATTGAGCGGAAAGCCGACGTGGCGTGAGCCAGGCTGTTTGCATTTCGTTGACCTCTTGATTTCAATTGCCCTGATTCGCAATTTAGCTGCGGTGGCCTCCCGATCGTTGTGTGTTGTGTGAGACACGTTGACAACCGTACCCCATAAACTTCCTGGCTAAATGCTCTGGTCTCTCAAAACCCGAACCCTTTCCTTCGAGTCTCGCCCGCTGCTGATGGCGATCGTGAATGTGACTCCCGATAGCTTTTCCGACGGCGGCAAGTTTCATTCTGTTGATCGGGCCGTCGAGCACGCGTTGCAGTTGGTGGCCGATGGTGCTGACATTCTGGATATCGGTGGCGAGAGCACTCGTCCGTATGCAACGCCTGTGTCAGAAAGCGAAGAGCTGGACCGCGTCATCCCGGTGATTGAAAGACTGGCTGCAGAGACCGATACGCCATTGTCGATCGATACATCAAAAGCCGTCGTTGCGCGAACCGCGATCAATGCTGGAGCCGAGATCATCAATGATGTGACAGGGCTGGAGGGCGATGCGAAAATGTTGGCCGTCGCGGTCGATACGGGAGCAGGAGTCTGTGCGATGCACATGCAAGGCACGCCGCAAACCATGCAGGACGATCCGCAATACGAAGACGTCGTCACCGACATTCTCAACTATCTTGAGCAGCGGAAATCAGCGTTGCTCGCGGCTGGAATTGAGCCCGCGAAAATCTGCCTCGATCCGGGAATTGGTTTCGGCAAGTCGCACCAGCACAATATCGACCTGCTCAATCGTGCCGAAGAGTTTCACGCTCTCGATTGTCCCATCCTGATCGGCCACTCACGAAAGGGCTTCGTTGGCAAGCTGATCGGCGACAAAGAAGCAGAGCGCGATTCCGGAACGCTGGCGATTACTTTGAAGATGGCTGAGAAAGGCATGCATGTCGTTCGCGTCCACGAGATCGCAGCGACGCGTCGAGCGCTGCATGTCTGGGCAGCTTTCTCTGGTGGCGTAACAGCTGACTCTCGCGATCAATAGCTCCATTCGATCTCGCAGACGAAGGCTAAACGCTATTGGCAGCCTTGGTGAGCAACGAGCTGCGGGTTCGCTCTTATCCGCTGGCTTATCGCGGATAGAGCGAACTGCTTGTGTCGATCGTCATCGTCAGATCAGAATCAAAGAGCCGCGATTTAGCCCAAGCGGCGTCGACGAATCAAGCCGCTGGTCAAACCTACGAGTCCCAGCAACGCGATTGAAGTCGGTTCAGGAACGGCCGAAGGATTGATCATGTTGTAGGAGGTCGTGGTCGGGTCGAAGTTGAAATCGGCAGGGTTCAGTTCGGTTTGCCCGTCAGCGGTGAACAACGCAACGTACTCGGTTACGAGTCCTGCATCGGCAGTGACGTACTGATAAAAATCGCCGCTGCTTCCTTCGCGGAAAACGCCAAGAGGTTCATCAATGTTGTTGTACAGAATGTTGCTTCCACCAAACGCACCAGCATAAAGCGTGCTGTTGTCGGCAGCGCTGTCCGAGACACCTACGGCATCGAAGATCGTGCCAAAGCCTGACGTATCCAGGTTGCCGTCGTTGTCAGTATCGAGGTCGATGCCCAGCGTTACCAAATTTTCGACAAGGAAGACACTAAAAGAAGGCGCTTCGATTTCTGGCACTTCCACAACGGCCAATCCGTTGGAATCGAACATGCCAGTGACGTTTGACGAGCGATCGACGAATCCGTTGAAGCCGTCGTTTTCGATCGAGACAATATTCAAGTCGAACGCCGTATTGGCATCACCGAAAATCTCGAAGAAGGAAGTCGTCGAACCGGTTGCAGGAGCAGGTTCGAACTCACTGAACATCTGTGCCGTTGAAAGACTGGCCGTCGAAAGAAATGCGACCGTCATGGCGATCAAAGTTTTGCAAAACATGTTGTTCTCGTGTTCATGGTGAAGTCTGTTCAGCGGGTCAGCGCTATCAACAAACTCGTGGTAAACAGTTTCTCATCCGCAGAAGAAATATCTTCGTCAACTTAGCTTCTCTCTGGCAGCCACGCAATTAATTTAACGCGAAGATGCAGTCATCAAGCAGTACTTGGTTGTTTTGGCCCTGCTCTAACGTCCAAAAGATACCGGTTTCATTGTGTGAGAATTCGTTGTGATCGCCGGAGCACAAGAGCGCAGCGGGTTAACCGCATTTTGGTTTTCGCTCACCCAGGTCTTCCGGATGGAGAGCGTTCCAACTTCTCGACCGCAACTGGATCACTGGCGGCTCGATGGTGCGGGATAGTGACCGATGTGGCTGAGTCCAGCGGACGTCAATCAAGAAGACTGGAGCAAGAAATGTGAGTGCATTCCAGGTCTTGGAAGCTCGGGCTCGATCCACTTCGAATCGGCGTTTGCAATTCCCATCGCGCATAAAAAAGCGAAGGTCTCGATCAAGACCTTCGCATCGAAGATATCTGTAGCCGCCGCGCCGATCTATTCCGGCACAAAGCTCTTTTTGACCGTCAGCTGACGAACCTGATTGGTGTTCGATTCAATCGCCCGCATTACGATTTTGATACCACGAATTTCAGCATTGTATGGCGGAACAGCGTTCCCTTCGTTTGGCTCGTCGACAACCCCATCGGAGTCATCGTCAATTCCATTCGCGCCCGCATCATTCGGGGCGTTGCGATTGTACTGGGACGATCCCGTGTCATAGACCTGTTCGGAATAACGAGCGTTTGCTGTCCGTCCAAGCAAGCCGGTGCCTTTGCCAAGATCCGTGTACGCTCCAGATTCTGGAGTTACCGTTCCGATCAAAAGGCCAGCTCTCTCACTTGCGGCACAGATGTCGGAGTTCTCCGCGATGTCAACAATGTTAGGGGGGGATGCGCCGTCGAGAATGTATCGAAGATCGGCATCCGGAGAGAACACTTGAACGTCAAACGCGGCCACAGATGAAAACATGATGTGGTTCGCATTTGACTTTAGCGGAAAGTCTCCTGTCAAAAGCGTATTCAGCGATGGGTCGACGGCTCCCGAAGTGTGACAATAGCGATTGCCCCGGATCCCCAAATCGGCCAGCGTGTTCGCAACCAGGTTGCCTGCCGAATCGATCCGGGCTGAGATGTCATTCTGTGCGAAAAAACTGTTAACGTCCGCAGCCGTCGGCGATGTCAGAAGTACGCCCAGCGACGGTAGTATAAGCAGCTGGCGACGACAAACCATTCGGTTTTCCGAACTGCCCGGTGGGGAGTCCATGCCAGGTGTATTGATGCAGAACCAGGCGACCTCGGCCAAGTGGGATTCTACGATGTTGTTTCCGTTTCGTCCGCGGAAAGCTTTCCCATCCGACTTGATGGTGAAGCCCAAGTAGTCGTCCCGATCACCGTAGACCAATTCGTTGCCACCGTGGCTGAATGTCGTCCCGTAAGTTGTTGCTCCGACCGTAAACGGTGTGTCGTTACCGGCAATGTAGTCCGTTTGAGGACCATCGACGATCTCGAAAAAACCGTTGGGCAAAGCAGGCTTCTTGTGATGTGGTTTGACCTCAACGGTAATGCGATCAAGGTCTCGCCGAAGCTGTTCTTCTGAAGTGATCAAGCGATTGTTTAACTCAATCATGGCGCGACCCTTCTGCATTTCTGCGCTTCCGTAGGAAAACGCAGCCATCATCGCACCAAGCACGATCAGAGTCATGACCATTGCGATCATGATCTCGATGAGGCTCAGCCCGTGTCGCTGCCGGGTTGAAGCTAAATTGTTGTTAAGCATTGGAAACTCCAGGTGGAGAAGGACACAGGTGGGTTATTCGATGATCGTCCGCACAAGCACGGCATTGTCGACGTTGTGGTTTTTGCCAGGCTCGCAGGCGACAGGGATAGAGCGATCAACCATGTAAAACGCACGGTTGCGCCGAACTTTTCCCTCGTCTGAACCAAGCTCGGCGCCAACGCGTCCAAACTCATCGACCTCGAAATAGCCGATCGTAATCCAGATCGAAAATACGGAAGAACGCGTCGTTGTGGTCGCGGCAAGACGCTGACGAAATTCGTTCTTGAAGTACGACCCATTGTTTGTGTTGTGAGAGAATGAGCTGCTCTCAACGTCAAACATTGGAGTCGTGCCACCACTATCAGGGATTCGATACATCGAAGTCGCTCCCTTGGATGCCGTGTTGTTCGAAATCGCGTATTCAGCACCGGCTACCGAACGGAAGATGCCAGCGAAATCGGTCGCCCCATCCCGCCGATCACGTTCCGCGAGAAACTCAGTCCTGAAATCCAGCCCGGTGAAGTTACCTTCGAGTCCGTTCCAGACGTTCTGTTCGTTGATCGTGTTAATGTTGATCTTGCCCGGCGAACGGAACGTTGGCAGGGAATTAAAAGGTGCGTTAAGCCCAAATCTTAAAGCTCCGGTCATTGGAACCGATGTTGGCAGAAACCTCTCAGATCCAATGAAAGGGTTGGGCACTTCAATGAAGTCCAGCAACCTGTCAAAGCGATTGACATACAGAGCGCCACCGCCGCTCGCATCGGGCGGGTTCGAGCCGAAACCAATCAGATGGCCGAACTGCGGATCACCCATGTAGTAGGAAAACTGTTCATGCCTGTCGGCGTCGGCCGCAGGTGCAGTCACCGGTCGCTCGACGTTGAAACGGCTCAGGAACTTTCCTGGAGAACCAGTCGGAACATGAACGATCTCCATGTGATTCGCGAACGGACGATCGTTCCAGACCAACCAGCCCAGCGGGCTGTCGTGGTCATAAAGATCGCTGAACGTGCCAAGGTTCTCTGAGAGGTTGTAGCTGAACGTGTGACCATCTGAGCCAGCTGAACCTGTGTCAGCTGTCAATGGAGTCGCTGCGGTGCCTGTCCGGAAAAAAGTTCGTCTCGCATCTTCGGGACTCGTGATCCCTTCTGCACGCTCTACCGTTGCCAGCTCAGTGCTTCCATCAGTGACTACACCACCTGAATAGTTTTCAGGAAAAAGCGTCCCAGAGGAAAGTTGACCATTGCTCGGGTTTCGCAGGAATCCGTTGTACGCCAGCAGGTCAACATTTGCCGTGTCCACAGTCACGTAGGGATTCGTATTTGCATTCCAGGGCAACGTTGGATCTGCAAGGCGTTGGAGATGGACGATGCGGAACTGGTACTCACCACCATCTTTGTAAATGCCGTTTGTCCAAATCGCGTCACGGTCATCGTCTGTTCTGTGTAGCCCCAGGTTGGCGTCGAACGGTACATCGTAGACGAACGCAGGGTTGAGAACTTGTCCATCACCAGCAGGATCGTTCATCCATGCTCCACCGGAAAGCGAAATGTCATAGTCGCCTGTTGGGTCACTAAGCGATAGCGAACGTGGCAAATCGATAGCGATTGCTTTACAGTTCCCCGTCAGCGAAGTCGCCGGGACTGGCATCGCGGTGACGGATGCTCCAACAACGTCGCGAACGATAACCGGATAGTCGGTTCCGCTGATGTTTCCATTGAGCTCAATTGATCGAGTATTATCCGGGTCCACTCCCGTGACCAAACGGCCGAACGTCGTCATGTTGCGACCAGGAATGTTTCCTGATGAACCGATCACCATGTGGTCACCAGGACCGATCACGGTATCCACAACCGTACTCGGATAAAACTCGTCGATTCCATCTCCAGAGTTGTCAACCGACAGGCCTGCAGCAGTGGGAGGAGTCGTAAAGTAAATCGTGCGAATAATATCCGGATCGTCAATGTCCGGTACCGGAGTCACGCCACGTTGTTTGCCTCGCTGAATAGCGAAACGCCAAGTTGGCGTTCCACCAATGTTGGCTGCCAAATTGATGGCGCCAATCCCAGTGGGATCAAGCGATTCATTCTGGAAACGGCGTGAACCAGCAGCCTGCTTCCATGGATTGTACAACTCAAAATAGGCGCCCGAGATAGGCTTGCGACGACTGTCCCAATCGTCGTCACCACCGTCGCGGTCGTTTCCTGAAGAATCCGTATCGAGATCTTCGACTTCACGCGAGTGAAATGCCATTGATTCCATGATCAGCAATTCAGGTCGCTCTACTCCAATCACAACACCGCCATCAGTAGGGCTCAAGATCGGAGTCGCCGGGTCGCCATCGACTTCAGCGGGATCCAACGAAGGATCGGCGAATGGAGTACGGTCGTACTCGAACAAAGTCATTTTTGAATCGTGATCATAAAAGTCCACGACATTGACTGCCCATTGAGCAACCGCTCGGTGGTAATCGTCAGCTGTAAATGGTGGAGTTGCACCGGCCAATTGAGGTGGAACAGTATCGCCGCAAACAAGCAATGCCAACGAGTAGAGGTGGCGCGCCATGTCCTGCTTGATGCCCGGTTCGCTGTCAATCGTTCCATCGTTGTTGAGATCAAACGGAAGGCCGCCGTGCATTCCTGTCTCACCACTAGCTTCGGCCGCGTTATCAACGACTCCATCGCCATCGTTGTCGACTCCATTCCCGAACGGTCGGTTCAAATTGAACTTGCCGCCCATCATCAGTTCTTTCGACAGGATGCCTCTGCCGGGCGTCACAAATTCATCGACCAGTGCACGAGCCAGTGTCGCGTTATTGCTGACTCTTTGTCTCAACAGTTCGAAGATCGAAAGTCGCGATGTTGGCACGCTCACTTCAAAACTGTCAGTCGTGAACTCGTCGGGGTTGTCGCTGATGTAATCGATTTCGTGAAGGTCTTCGTCTTCGACGCCATTGTTATCCCAATCGTCGTCAGGACGAAAAGTTGCCAAGCTGGAATCCGCGTCGTCAGGCCTAAGCAGTCTTTCGAACTCGAATGCCTGGAACAGGCTGTCTCCGACTCCACCGCCGATACTGAAATCCGCGGCATAGGCGCTGCCGGAAGCTGAAGCGCTCGCAGTGCCAGAAGGACCTGTCGTAAACGCCGGCAACGAATTGTTTGTGTAGGGGCCTGGCGTCTCGGTCACGAATTGCGCGAAAGCATCTCCAGTCGTGGAGAAAAAACCGCCAACGGTATTGTTGACGCCGACATAGCCAAACAGTTTTTGGTTCGTGCCAAGTGCGTTGGCCAGGTTGCCTGCAAGCGGGTCTCCCAGTCCGGATCGCGAATTTAGCAAGTCCAAATACTCATTGTCCGGCAGGATGCCCTTGAGTGAAACTTCTGCCACACCGTAATTGGATCCTCGTCTCGTTCCGACAGGCAACGATTGGTCCATGTAACTGCCGTGAGCGTTGACATTCAAACGGTTGTCCATGTCGACAATGCGATAGGCAACCAGCGGACGGAAACGGCGTCCCTGGCTATCCGTTTGGATCGGCAAACCAATATCGATCCAAACCGAATCGTTGTCGCCATCGTTGTCGTTGTCGACATCCAGGTTGTCGTCGTCATTGCGATTCGTCGTCAGCATCGTGCCGTCTGGATTGAACTTCCGATTCGTCGCGATCGTTTCGTCAACTTTGTAGACCGAGTTGGCGAACTCTGTATTGGCTGTCGACCCAACGGAGACATTCGGTGGACTCGCATTGTCAGCCACGTAAACCGGTCGGAAAGAAAACTCCCGGATATCATCAGCTGTCGGCGACGTGCCTTGCTGGTTGAGGTACAGGCTGTCACGATGAAAACTCGGGATGACCTTGAACTCGGCAGTGGCGCCGGAAGTGTCATAAAACAGGCCGCTCAGGAACATGTTCTGAACGTCAGGCGCGTCGTAGTCTTCGTTCGGCGAGTTTGGGTTCTGCAGATAGTCGGCATAAATGTCACGACCAATGTGGTTCGGAGTGAGCGGATGTGTCAAGCTGGTGGTTGATGCCGCGCTATCCCGGTCGAAAAATCCAGCCCCCGCGACGGTGCCCGCACCCGTGCCAGAAAAGTCGCGTCCATTAATAACGATCGAAGCATTGCCCGCAGCCACATCCGCTGCCACTGAATAGGTAGCCGAAGTCCAGTCAATTCCCAGGTTGTCTCTCGGGATGACAGCCTGAATCGTAGTGCTACCGGAAAATGAAATGTCAGACGCAGCATGGCTGACGATCCGGGCCGAATACCCATCCGCCGCGCCGCCGATGATTGTCAGAACCTGTCCATTGAACAGCCCATCGACATAGTTAGCCGTTGTAAAGTTTGAGCCGTCGTGAATGCTGGTCAGCGCCGTGATGTCAAAAGACAATGTTCTAAGAGCCGATGTTGGCCCAGCAGAAACTCCAGTGATCGCGGCTCTGTAACCATAGCCGTACTGATCCTCAAGCACTCCTTCGCCACGCAACGGAGAGTTGGTGTCATCAAGCGAAGTTCCTCGAAACGCCTCGTAGAACGCGCGATCGAGCAACGCTGTCGCGTCCACTTTGTACGTATTAAGTCTGCTTCGACGCGTCGCGGTTTTATAGTAGTCGTTAGCGACAACCACAAAGGTCGTTCCCATCAAGAGGAACAATACAATCATGCTGATCGTAAACAGAAGCGTGACGCCCCGGCGTGAAGATTGATTGGTTCGCAGTTTGTTGCTCATGGCGATACCTGTCTTGGTAACAGTTGGTTGCATGGAAGGCGGAAGTGGCGGGAGGGAAGTTATGCTTATTTTTCGACGGAAACGGACCGCTCATACACGTTGACGACATCCTTGAGGTGCACCATGTAAGTTAGCGAGGATGCCGGATTCATGCTTCCTGTCGGTCCGGCTACTCCTGCGGAAACAAAGTCGAAAGGCCCACCATCAACGGCGACGCTTCCACCAAATCCGCCGCTGCCTGGCGTGACTCGTGTTACCTTGGCGAACATCACTTGAGTTCGGTAACCCTGTTCCGCAACACGGACTTCAACTCCTGCAGGAAGAGTTCTGACCGGAACGCCTGGCTCTGCTTCCGGGATCCGGTTGACTAGCATCACCCAGTCGCCTCGGGAAATGTCGCCCTCAATAATAGGCTTTACTGTATCGATCGTGATTTGGCTGACGGCTGAAATGTGTCCCGACCCAGCCATGGTTGTCCGGTAAAACTCGTAGCTGCTGCGCATGGGGTTGGCCGGGTTAACAAACCGATCGCGATAAACCAACACATGTGACTTGAACCGATTCGCCGGTGCACTCGTCATGCTCGGGCTGAGTTCGGGAACCATGAAAGCCGACCAGGAGATTCGGCCAATCGACTGTTGTTTGATCAAATTGCCATTGGGGTCGATGTCGAAAATCGGCTGCGGCGGTGCCAGCTCCAGTCC is part of the Mariniblastus fucicola genome and harbors:
- a CDS encoding prenyltransferase/squalene oxidase repeat-containing protein, which produces MPPELDNPFSLDAAIAAKLSELPSDEGNLPYGGEIDLSSGGHLQPQAWEIADFHESKPATSLERPLKAVKPLTDFQHFSDLTITGSHSILTRIGPIKFNGNALLCQCPDCKAPMTIRLWLGLADCWRCPASVALDERIVSQIASSFQAKRRELPKPPPTPADFFGRAPLDTVVPRVNTGAPNRVSDFDPDFSDELDRLTQGSGLARVLRRMFRITPAWLISFLLHLIAILILAVIVFGDPVSRFDEAITLSTFIDSADREGGDLRVESPIDTLQDDVAIAAKMERGEEEIRDAVVDAARDALELRVDPQTEMRLPDLSTVKKNITTRAGYVMSFAARDPRVRAEIVEKEGGTNLTEASVARGLRWLASVQNDDGSWSLKNYSRSDRAGNKGDAMGTALALLPFLGAGQTHEFGVYNKTVAGGLRWLLENQKENGDLRGNITSQAGMYAHGQATIVLCEALALTGDRQFFDPVQRAISFIETAQHRQGGWRYRPGQAGDTSVFGWQMMALQSARAAGMDVQIDPKTLTRADQFLDSVASQPRGNEKLLSGAAYAYQPRREATEVMTAEAILCRMYLGWRKEDPRLKSAVQWLVKKHLPSRKDRNLYYWYYGTQLMHHYGGDPWEQWNQRIRTLVIESQNRRGRYPGSWSPDDFEWGEKGGRIYTTSMAVCTLEVYYRHLPLFKQLELE
- the folP gene encoding dihydropteroate synthase — translated: MLWSLKTRTLSFESRPLLMAIVNVTPDSFSDGGKFHSVDRAVEHALQLVADGADILDIGGESTRPYATPVSESEELDRVIPVIERLAAETDTPLSIDTSKAVVARTAINAGAEIINDVTGLEGDAKMLAVAVDTGAGVCAMHMQGTPQTMQDDPQYEDVVTDILNYLEQRKSALLAAGIEPAKICLDPGIGFGKSHQHNIDLLNRAEEFHALDCPILIGHSRKGFVGKLIGDKEAERDSGTLAITLKMAEKGMHVVRVHEIAATRRALHVWAAFSGGVTADSRDQ
- a CDS encoding PEP-CTERM sorting domain-containing protein, producing MFCKTLIAMTVAFLSTASLSTAQMFSEFEPAPATGSTTSFFEIFGDANTAFDLNIVSIENDGFNGFVDRSSNVTGMFDSNGLAVVEVPEIEAPSFSVFLVENLVTLGIDLDTDNDGNLDTSGFGTIFDAVGVSDSAADNSTLYAGAFGGSNILYNNIDEPLGVFREGSSGDFYQYVTADAGLVTEYVALFTADGQTELNPADFNFDPTTTSYNMINPSAVPEPTSIALLGLVGLTSGLIRRRRLG
- a CDS encoding PilW family protein, which produces MLNNNLASTRQRHGLSLIEIMIAMVMTLIVLGAMMAAFSYGSAEMQKGRAMIELNNRLITSEEQLRRDLDRITVEVKPHHKKPALPNGFFEIVDGPQTDYIAGNDTPFTVGATTYGTTFSHGGNELVYGDRDDYLGFTIKSDGKAFRGRNGNNIVESHLAEVAWFCINTPGMDSPPGSSENRMVCRRQLLILPSLGVLLTSPTAADVNSFFAQNDISARIDSAGNLVANTLADLGIRGNRYCHTSGAVDPSLNTLLTGDFPLKSNANHIMFSSVAAFDVQVFSPDADLRYILDGASPPNIVDIAENSDICAASERAGLLIGTVTPESGAYTDLGKGTGLLGRTANARYSEQVYDTGSSQYNRNAPNDAGANGIDDDSDGVVDEPNEGNAVPPYNAEIRGIKIVMRAIESNTNQVRQLTVKKSFVPE
- a CDS encoding type IV pilus modification PilV family protein, which encodes MLTINRKFIDRQRRDGISIIEVLTSMAVATIGVFGIMVMIPFAVKQSQTGLDNDAANAVGRNVVEELQVLGFMRVLNNGNFARLRVKARADGATTGARTIRPMNNTDFDNDRAPGLFHFDPIGFAAPDPDGDTLPLKGLKNFTIPDAAAAGAINPPVAYIVPDDPNGNIEIFSATATRGVDINTTLLSSDPLTSPEASLLCRSDDDVVYAEEVEGLELAPPQPIFDIDPNGNLIKQQSIGRISWSAFMVPELSPSMTSAPANRFKSHVLVYRDRFVNPANPMRSSYEFYRTTMAGSGHISAVSQITIDTVKPIIEGDISRGDWVMLVNRIPEAEPGVPVRTLPAGVEVRVAEQGYRTQVMFAKVTRVTPGSGGFGGSVAVDGGPFDFVSAGVAGPTGSMNPASSLTYMVHLKDVVNVYERSVSVEK